One stretch of Anaerobacillus sp. CMMVII DNA includes these proteins:
- a CDS encoding GNAT family N-acetyltransferase — translation MKIKTVCTWDDELWQDASALYLEAFGDKGAKPVKIIKNMFAQGIAELHVGYNNSVAVAMALTGKLVSDQVMIIDYLAVSEKERGQGLGQQFVTYLRQKAIDQGYHKIIIEAESEATPDNRGRIHFWQSCGFLLTEYVHQYIWVPETYHAMYFPLITELKKVAGEELFVFINTFHRLSFRGVGKKEV, via the coding sequence TTTGGCAGGACGCTAGCGCCCTTTATTTAGAGGCATTTGGAGATAAGGGGGCTAAGCCGGTAAAGATCATTAAAAACATGTTTGCACAAGGAATTGCTGAGCTTCATGTAGGGTACAACAATTCCGTAGCCGTTGCTATGGCTCTAACAGGGAAGCTTGTTTCTGACCAAGTGATGATCATCGACTATTTGGCAGTATCCGAAAAAGAGCGAGGCCAAGGTCTTGGTCAACAATTTGTTACTTACTTGCGCCAGAAAGCAATTGACCAAGGGTATCATAAAATTATTATTGAGGCCGAGTCTGAAGCAACCCCTGATAATAGAGGGCGCATTCACTTTTGGCAATCATGCGGTTTTCTTCTCACAGAGTATGTCCATCAGTATATCTGGGTGCCCGAAACCTATCACGCCATGTACTTCCCTCTCATTACCGAATTGAAGAAGGTAGCTGGAGAAGAACTGTTTGTGTTTATTAATACCTTTCACAGGCTATCGTTTCGTGGAGTTGGGAAGAAGGAAGTGTAA